One genomic window of Tenacibaculum tangerinum includes the following:
- a CDS encoding methyltransferase domain-containing protein, with product MTESTPKINSRYLVKKLLSVPDNTLFNHVKFHLVNDVLVSYNAKRLNILELGCGTKTTYRYLKNLGCNFDYFGVDYEASFAPDFVCDLLNPKPIQEVLPWKPDFLLLLDVLEHLHEDSHVLEKVVLEISDLITTDTKVIVTLPQMYRLDRFKFSHLHYPEHKIRLTHKEWKALLSKSFFVDKVQGVGFLSIIPFLPMFFKSFTPENKLGRLFMYLRKNVMEWSYFKPIDLWLSRTLGKVKPFYYYSNDILFVLSKKKENR from the coding sequence ATGACTGAAAGCACCCCAAAAATAAACTCTCGCTATTTGGTTAAAAAGCTACTATCTGTGCCAGATAATACCCTTTTTAATCATGTAAAATTTCATTTGGTAAACGATGTATTGGTGTCTTATAATGCTAAAAGGTTGAATATTTTAGAATTAGGGTGTGGTACAAAAACCACCTATAGATATCTTAAAAACCTTGGATGTAATTTTGACTATTTCGGAGTCGATTATGAAGCTTCTTTTGCACCCGATTTTGTTTGTGATTTACTCAACCCCAAACCTATTCAAGAAGTACTTCCTTGGAAACCAGATTTTTTATTACTTTTAGATGTACTTGAACACTTACATGAAGATAGTCATGTTTTAGAAAAAGTAGTACTCGAAATAAGTGATTTAATAACAACAGATACCAAAGTAATCGTAACACTGCCACAAATGTATCGATTAGATCGATTCAAATTTTCGCACTTGCATTATCCTGAGCATAAAATAAGACTTACACATAAAGAATGGAAGGCGCTGCTTTCAAAGAGCTTTTTTGTAGATAAAGTTCAAGGTGTAGGATTTTTATCAATCATTCCTTTTCTCCCCATGTTTTTTAAATCCTTTACACCAGAGAATAAACTCGGGCGTTTGTTTATGTACTTACGAAAAAATGTGATGGAATGGTCTTATTTTAAACCGATTGATTTATGGTTGTCTAGAACACTTGGTAAGGTGAAACCATTTTACTACTATTCGAATGATATTCTTTTTGTGTTATCCAAGAAAAAAGAGAATCGATAA
- a CDS encoding TonB-dependent receptor: MKHRITVFFLLLVSTIFSQTITIFDAETGKPVEGVAVFNTNKTISAVSDRIGKVNVSQFKQNELLIFSHVSYAEFKEKKSAIKSNNYHVFLSKNSEQLDEVVVSVFKNKEKTNRIAEQIAVVSSKQIEKLSPQTSADLLSAVPGIKVQRSQFGGGSPVLRGMESNRVLLVVDGVRMNNAIYRKGHLQNSITVAPNLLDRTEVVFGPSSVIYGSDALGGVIHYYTKTPKLSEEESEVTGNTFLRYSSVNNEVTNVVSTELRFQKWASFTSVAYSNFNDLKMGKNRSHGFSDWGKVPFYSNNTSRYYNDTPVVNTDPNLQRNTSYSQTDVLQKFYVPFSENTDFKLNLQYSISSNIPRFDKLTELKNGSLNFAEWYYGPQERLLVSPQLLINPKKKWMESGTITLAYQHIKESRIQRKFGSLDRSYREEAVDVFSLNGDFSVPLAAHRNLGYGIEVAYNDVASTSYGKTLRFKDHKIIGFDGDFTVQSRYPDGGSSYLSTAFYIDYRQDINNKSTLNTGIRGTHTVLEARWLDETFIDIPQNHIELDNQSITATIGYVYKPTKNWQLNTVLSSGFRSPNIDDVGKIREKNGRVTVPNTGLKPEHAYNAEIGAQKYFNNKKFRVGANVYYTLLNNYIYRENFQLKGNSTIEYDGEEGEIVANVNKGQAYVTGATLSYQGKLHRNWNTSGFVTYTYGKAYDTNEPMSSIPPLFGRFDISYANNKFEGGANLVFNAKKDISSYNITEGIDNHEQTPVVNPEATEDINKYYGTPSWMTVGLYGKYQFTKNIALQAQLSNVFDEHYKEFASGISAPGRNISVSLLTNF; encoded by the coding sequence ATGAAACACAGAATTACTGTATTTTTTTTACTACTTGTAAGTACCATATTTTCCCAAACAATAACTATTTTCGATGCAGAAACAGGAAAACCTGTAGAGGGCGTTGCGGTATTTAATACCAACAAAACGATCTCGGCGGTAAGTGATAGGATTGGTAAAGTAAATGTTTCTCAATTTAAACAAAACGAACTGCTTATTTTTTCTCATGTATCGTATGCAGAGTTTAAAGAGAAAAAATCGGCTATAAAAAGTAATAACTACCATGTTTTTTTATCTAAAAATTCTGAACAGTTAGATGAGGTGGTTGTGTCAGTTTTTAAAAATAAAGAGAAAACAAATCGCATTGCAGAACAAATTGCGGTAGTTTCTTCAAAACAAATAGAGAAATTATCACCACAAACTTCGGCAGATTTGCTATCGGCAGTACCTGGAATTAAAGTACAGAGATCACAGTTTGGAGGAGGGAGTCCTGTTTTACGAGGTATGGAAAGTAACCGAGTGCTTTTGGTCGTTGATGGTGTTCGTATGAACAATGCCATTTACCGAAAAGGACACCTGCAAAACTCGATTACAGTAGCTCCAAATTTATTAGACAGAACAGAGGTTGTTTTCGGGCCGTCTTCAGTAATTTATGGTTCTGATGCATTAGGAGGGGTGATTCATTATTACACGAAAACTCCCAAACTATCGGAAGAAGAAAGTGAGGTTACAGGAAATACATTTTTACGATACAGCTCTGTAAATAATGAGGTAACCAATGTCGTTTCTACAGAGTTAAGATTTCAAAAATGGGCTTCTTTTACAAGTGTAGCTTACAGCAATTTTAATGATTTAAAAATGGGAAAAAACCGCTCACATGGTTTTAGTGATTGGGGAAAAGTTCCTTTTTATTCCAACAATACCAGTAGGTATTATAACGATACCCCTGTGGTAAACACAGACCCAAACTTACAAAGAAATACGAGCTACAGTCAAACAGACGTATTACAAAAATTCTATGTTCCTTTTTCAGAAAACACTGATTTTAAGTTGAATTTACAGTATTCAATTTCTTCAAATATACCTCGATTTGATAAGCTAACCGAGTTAAAAAACGGAAGTTTAAATTTTGCCGAATGGTATTATGGTCCGCAAGAACGCTTGTTAGTTTCTCCGCAATTACTTATCAATCCGAAGAAAAAATGGATGGAAAGCGGAACGATTACTTTAGCGTATCAGCATATAAAAGAAAGTCGTATTCAACGAAAATTCGGGAGTTTAGACCGGTCTTACAGAGAAGAAGCTGTTGATGTTTTTAGTTTAAATGGAGACTTCTCTGTTCCGTTAGCAGCGCATAGAAATTTAGGATACGGAATTGAAGTCGCCTACAACGATGTTGCCTCTACTTCTTACGGAAAAACATTGCGATTTAAAGATCATAAAATTATAGGTTTTGATGGCGATTTTACCGTGCAGTCTCGTTATCCTGATGGAGGAAGTAGTTATTTAAGCACTGCATTTTATATAGACTATCGTCAGGATATTAACAATAAATCAACCCTAAATACAGGTATTCGAGGAACCCATACAGTGTTGGAAGCAAGGTGGTTAGACGAAACGTTTATCGATATTCCTCAAAATCATATTGAGCTAGACAATCAATCTATCACAGCTACGATAGGTTATGTATATAAACCTACGAAAAATTGGCAATTAAACACCGTGTTGTCCTCTGGTTTTCGTTCACCAAATATTGACGACGTTGGGAAAATAAGAGAGAAAAACGGAAGAGTAACCGTACCGAACACAGGCCTAAAACCTGAGCACGCATACAATGCTGAAATTGGAGCTCAAAAATACTTTAACAATAAAAAGTTTAGAGTGGGAGCCAATGTGTATTATACCCTGTTGAATAATTATATTTACAGAGAGAATTTTCAGTTGAAAGGAAACTCAACTATCGAGTATGATGGAGAAGAGGGAGAAATTGTCGCAAATGTAAATAAAGGACAGGCTTATGTAACGGGTGCCACCTTAAGTTATCAAGGAAAACTACACAGAAATTGGAATACTTCAGGTTTTGTTACCTACACCTACGGCAAGGCGTATGACACCAACGAACCAATGTCGTCTATACCACCCTTATTTGGTCGTTTTGACATAAGTTATGCAAATAATAAGTTTGAAGGAGGAGCTAACTTAGTTTTTAATGCAAAGAAAGATATTTCATCGTATAATATTACTGAAGGTATTGACAACCATGAACAAACACCCGTTGTAAACCCAGAAGCTACCGAAGACATTAATAAATATTACGGAACTCCTAGTTGGATGACTGTTGGGTTGTATGGGAAATATCAATTCACAAAAAATATTGCTTTACAAGCTCAATTATCTAATGTGTTTGATGAGCATTATAAAGAATTTGCTTCGGGAATTTCGGCTCCAGGGCGTAATATTTCAGTATCTTTGCTAACCAATTTTTAA
- the recO gene encoding DNA repair protein RecO: protein MAVITTKAIVLSSLKYGDTSLIVKCLTLQEGIKSYMIKGVLKAKKGKLKPAYFQPLTQLNLVANHNSKSSLNAIKEGQVVYPYETVHTSVVKQTIMLFLSEVLSSILQEEEENVPLYNYIETSLIWLDTHSHVANFHLLFLLNLTKYLGFYPDTSNIEKETFNLLDGRFTNVGYEKLTLSGKEIALFKSMLGINFDTINSISYSKKERQTILQIIVEYYELHLEGFRRPKSLNVLETVFN, encoded by the coding sequence ATGGCAGTTATTACCACAAAAGCCATTGTTTTAAGTAGCCTTAAATATGGAGATACCAGTTTAATTGTTAAGTGTCTTACCTTGCAAGAGGGTATTAAATCATACATGATAAAAGGAGTGCTAAAAGCAAAAAAAGGAAAGTTAAAACCAGCCTATTTTCAACCACTAACACAACTAAACCTTGTAGCAAATCATAACAGTAAAAGTTCGCTAAACGCTATTAAAGAGGGGCAGGTAGTATATCCTTACGAAACGGTTCATACTTCCGTAGTAAAACAAACGATTATGCTATTTTTGTCAGAGGTATTGTCTTCTATTCTTCAAGAAGAAGAAGAGAATGTACCATTGTATAATTATATCGAAACATCATTAATTTGGTTAGATACACACAGTCATGTAGCGAACTTTCATTTGCTGTTTTTATTGAATTTAACCAAGTATTTAGGGTTCTATCCAGACACTTCTAACATTGAAAAAGAAACATTTAATTTGCTAGATGGAAGATTTACCAATGTTGGATATGAAAAGTTAACACTTTCTGGAAAAGAAATAGCTCTTTTTAAAAGTATGTTAGGCATAAATTTTGATACAATAAACTCAATATCGTATTCAAAAAAAGAAAGACAAACAATTCTCCAAATCATAGTTGAGTATTACGAATTACATTTGGAAGGATTTAGAAGACCTAAATCACTAAACGTTTTAGAAACTGTATTTAATTAA
- a CDS encoding DUF3817 domain-containing protein: protein MINFFRVVSFLEGISYILLLFVAVPIKYLQGDPTYVKMLGMPHGLLFVGYIVLAIMLKYELNWNTKTFGIVCLLSVLPFGTFFVGNYLNKETT from the coding sequence ATGATTAACTTTTTTAGAGTCGTAAGCTTTTTAGAAGGGATTTCTTATATTTTACTGCTTTTTGTTGCAGTGCCAATCAAGTACCTACAAGGAGACCCAACGTATGTTAAAATGTTAGGCATGCCTCACGGATTGCTATTTGTTGGCTACATTGTGCTAGCCATTATGTTAAAATACGAGCTAAACTGGAATACTAAAACCTTCGGAATTGTATGTTTGCTCTCTGTATTACCTTTCGGAACGTTTTTCGTAGGCAACTATTTAAACAAAGAAACAACTTAA